In the Candidatus Desulfatibia profunda genome, one interval contains:
- the nuoE gene encoding NADH-quinone oxidoreductase subunit NuoE, whose product MLPAELKKSLEQKISSAEYPRELVVDVMLALQDHYGFLSDAALEETASLVGMTPLEVEELATFYTFIFREPVGKYVVHVCDSVICWMDGYENIRNCLCRKLGIKMGETTSDGLFTLLPVCCIGYCDRAPAVLINRKVYGPLTPEKLDQILEKLRTEAT is encoded by the coding sequence ATGCTGCCCGCAGAATTAAAAAAATCTTTGGAGCAAAAGATATCATCGGCCGAGTATCCCCGGGAGCTGGTGGTGGATGTCATGCTTGCGCTTCAGGACCATTACGGTTTTCTGAGCGACGCGGCCCTGGAAGAAACCGCTTCCCTTGTGGGTATGACACCGCTGGAAGTGGAAGAACTCGCCACTTTCTATACCTTTATCTTTCGGGAACCGGTGGGAAAATATGTCGTTCATGTGTGCGACAGCGTTATTTGCTGGATGGACGGATATGAGAACATCCGGAACTGTCTGTGCCGAAAATTAGGGATCAAAATGGGGGAAACCACCAGCGACGGCCTGTTCACCCTGCTGCCCGTATGCTGCATCGGTTATTGTGACCGGGCGCCGGCAGTGCTCATCAACCGCAAGGTCTATGGCCCCCTGACACCCGAAAAACTCGATCAAATCCTGGAAAAATTAAGAACAGAGGCAACCTAG